The genomic stretch GGCAGCCTATGGGGTTAAGCCTGTATCCTGAGTCCAGAGGAGGTCAGGGGATGTACAGGAATGGGAGTAAGTGGCCCTTGAGGAGGGCAAGGGGAAGTTGGGGAGAAATAATGGACATTGAGAAATCATAGATGATTGTGGTCATAGAAGTTGGGGTCATGGAGGATGAGGAAGGGGTCAGAGAACAAGCAGACAGAGGGAAATGTTTACTAAAGTGGAGGATCCTGAGGATACCTgagaagagagggaagagaagagacaaGACCCTGGGTGGGAGCAGCAGGGATTATAgcatcaaggcctcttggagaGAGTCCAAGTGATGTTCCCTAATATCGGGTATCAAGTGACCCATCAGAATTCTCACAATGCCTGTTTCCCAAGGCACAGAATAACAGGATATTATTACTTTGACCCTACGCCCAGAAAAGGGCAAAGAACAAAGTTTACTCAATAGGCTTACGACGATGTTAATCACAACTTCCATGAGACTAGCATTTAAAGCAGCTTTTGGAAAgactttcaagttttttttttttggggggggtttgttttgttttttaatctcaggTCACACCCTCCAAAAGGTAGTggaaataaatttgaataaaCAAAACAGGTTTGCTGAAAATAAAACCAGGACTCCCAAACTGCTCCAGTCAAACAGCTTGCACAAGGCCTTACTGTCAGCCAGCGTGGCACTGAGGCTTGGCAAGCAGCATCCAGCATGTACCAGGTTAGTAAGCAGGGGCCTGGCCAGGATGGTGCTGAGTGAGGCAAGAGCAGAGATGTGGCTGGGGATGGAGGGAGCTCTCAGCTTTGGGGCTGCGGACCAGATGGGGCATGAATTAGAATCTCAGAGcacagctgggggagggggcatgcAGACTAGCTGGGAGCACTTTTCTCACAGGCCTTTTCCTACAGGCGATGGCGTTCTTGGCAATGGTCATgggaacccacaccctctgttTGGGGTCCCAGAGGCGTTGCACCCACTGGCCCGGCTGCTGCCCCAGCGAAGGACAGAACCCCACTGAGGAGTGGCTGAAGTGGAACAGTGTGCTCATGCCTCCCCCAGAGACCACCAGCCTCGCCCACCACCCAGAATCCTGCAGTTCCAGCAAGGATGGACCCCTCAACAGCCGCTCCATCGCCCCCTGGAGATATGAGTGAGTCTGccagcccctgccccctcctAAACGCTTGCTCATGTGCTGGTCAGGATGTGTGTGAGGGACCAGGGGAGTTCCAGCCAATTCCAGCCTATGCCTCCCTTTTACCTCG from Capra hircus breed San Clemente chromosome 10, ASM170441v1, whole genome shotgun sequence encodes the following:
- the IL25 gene encoding interleukin-25; translated protein: MYQAMAFLAMVMGTHTLCLGSQRRCTHWPGCCPSEGQNPTEEWLKWNSVLMPPPETTSLAHHPESCSSSKDGPLNSRSIAPWRYELDRDLNRLPQDLYHARCLCPHCVSLQTGSHMDPLGNSELLYHNQTVFYRRPCPGQQGAHHGYCLERRLYRVSLACVCVRPRVMA